A genomic stretch from Lathyrus oleraceus cultivar Zhongwan6 chromosome 2, CAAS_Psat_ZW6_1.0, whole genome shotgun sequence includes:
- the LOC127117897 gene encoding protein TRIGALACTOSYLDIACYLGLYCEROL 2, chloroplastic has protein sequence MVGNPTIHVTSLPTSVSSCMMISLPGNSLKFVPLSFQNRKKISKIRATSGDGGNVKQSYNSEAKNPLAVVFDIPRRIWKQTLCPLSDFGFGRKSVWEGGVGLFLVSGTILFVLSMAWLRAFQINSKFRKYTAVFEFAQASGISTGTPVRIRGVTVGNVTRVNPSLKSIEAVVEIEDDKTIIPRNSFVEVNQSGLLMETKIDINPRDPIPTPSVGPLHEECAKEGLIVCHREKIKGHQGVSLDEMVGIYTRLGRDVEGIGVVNSYALAERVFSVMEEARPLLTQMKAMALDVQPLLAEIRDSGLLKEVESLTQSLTQASNDLRRVHSSIMTPENTELIQKSVHTLIYTLKNIENITSDMLGFTGDESTKKSLKVLIKNLSRLL, from the exons ATGGTTGGGAACCCTACAATCCATGTCACATCATTGCCAACTTCTGTTTCTTCATGTATGATGATTTCTCTACCAGGCAACTCACTGAAGTTCGTGCCTTTGTCGTTTCAAAATCGGAAGAAAATCAGCAAGATTAGAGCTACATCTGGTGATGGAGGTAATGTCAAACAGTCGTATAATTCAGAAGCAAAGAATCCACTTGCAGTTGTGTTTGACATTCCTCGACGTATTTGGAAGCAAACGCTGTGTCCGTTAAGTGATTTCGGGTTTGGTCGCAAGAGCGTTTGGGAAGGTGGTGTTGGACTGTTTTTGGTGTCTGGTACAATACTATTTGTGCTTAGTATGGCTTGGTTAAGGGCGTTTCAAATAAATTCTAAATTCAGGAAGTATACAGCTGTTTTCGAGTTTGCTCAGGCTTCTGGTATAAGTACCGGAACGCCTGTGAGAATCAGAGGGGTCACTGTAGGCAATGTCACTCGCGTGAATCCTTCCTTGAAAAGTATTGAAGCGGTTGTTGAG ATAGAAGATGATAAAACAATTATACCAAGGAACTCATTTGTTGAGGTAAACCAGTCAGGTCTTCTGATGGAAACTAAAATTGACATCAATCCTCGTGATCCAATTCCAACACCTTCGGTTGGTCCTCTTCATGAAGAGTGTGCTAAAGAAGGTCTCATTGTGTGTCATAGAGAAAAGATCAAGGGTCACCAAGGAGTAAGTTTGGACGAAATGGTGGGAATATACACCCGTCTTGGACGAGATGTTGAGGGAATTGGTGTTGTCAACAGTTACGCGTTGGCTGAACGTGTGTTTTCTGTTATGGAAGAAGCGAGACCACTTCTTACGCAG ATGAAAGCCATGGCTCTAGATGTTCAACCTTTGTTGGCTGAAATCCGTGATAGCGGCCTGTTGAAGGAAGTTGAAAGTTTGACCCAAAGCCTTACCCAAGCTTCTAATGATTTGAG AAGGGTGCATTCATCTATTATGACCCCTGAGAACACTGAACTGATTCAGAAGTCCGTACACACACTTATATATACCTTAAAGAACATCGAG AATATCACCTCTGATATGTTAGGTTTTACTGGCGATGAAAGTACCAAAAAGAGTTTGAAAGTACTTATCAAGAATCTCAGCAGGTTATTGTGA